Proteins encoded within one genomic window of Theobroma cacao cultivar B97-61/B2 chromosome 7, Criollo_cocoa_genome_V2, whole genome shotgun sequence:
- the LOC18594519 gene encoding ubiquitin carboxyl-terminal hydrolase 27: protein MMEMERDTSIRAIIRNWKHGYRALLHMRWASAFGFHISVVGLVGVVGFVLAIIRDGKVGEKRKKDLEKLCLVPGLQNLGNNCFLNVILQALASCSYFQSFLQKILDKCKLSPVEGQDENLPLTITLTALLEELGMAGERRVALSPHKVMRALALYIQNFDLTSQQDAEEAFLHLLTSLREEFSDIYLPSQSTLADAFASQTSRILIPQKEDQSEQERWQQHFLGPFDGIIGSILTCQSCSSQICLDFQFFHSLPLLPVLYGGSTIMAGCTLEDCLRQFVMAEQIENYYCSHCWHIAAIKYLSSTGANEMEIERLKRCSAQDSCDCRSFLCLQKLPWSNNFSCTLKQLSIARCPKILCIHLQRASINEFGELIKLQGHISFPLILDLSPFMTSEVEIKNCGGVQKGQVKLQNQKPSPCLNLINLQFETIFNHISKPMGEVSSEILAANDFQCTSHGESFPGNSNLSQTDDCSKALNTDMHEQHGDKVSLTSKLPPSETKLYQLVSVVEHFGRVGGGHYTVYRIMRAKSDEADSDEYSEPATMQWFCISDSQVCRVSEKDVLAAEASLLFYERIIEG, encoded by the exons ATGATGGAAATGGAACGAGACACAAGTATAAGGGCAATAATCCGCAATTGGAAACATGGTTATAGAGCTttgttgcatatgagatgggCTTCTGCTTTTGGGTTTCATATATCAGTGGTTGGTTTAGTGGGAGTTGTTGGTTTTGTATTGGCTATAATAAGAGATGGTAAAGTGggggaaaagagaaagaaagatttgGAGAAGTTATGCTTGGTTCCTGGGTTGCAAAATCTTGGCAATAACTGTTTCTTGAATGTAATATTGCAG GCTCTGGCTAGCTGCTCATATTTTCAGTCTTTTCTTCAGAAGATACTAGACAAATGTAAATTGTCACCAGTTGAGGGACAGGATGAAAATTTGCCGCTTACAATTACTTTAACTGCTCTCTTAGAAG AATTAGGTATGGCTGGAGAAAGAAGAGTTGCATTAAGCCCACATAAAGTTATGCGTGCATTGGCGctttatattcaaaattttgatttaacaaGCCAGCAG GATGCAGAAGAAGCATTTCTCCATCTTTTGACTTCCTTAAGAGAAGAATTTTCAGATATCTATCTTCCCAGTCAGAGTACTCTAGCGGATGCTTTTGCGTCTCAAACTAGTAGGATTCTAATTCCACAGAAGGAGGATCAGAGTGAACAGGAAAGATGGCAGCAACACTTTCTTGGACCATTTGATGGCATTATTGGTAGCATTTTAACTTGTCAGAGTTGTTCATCTCAG ATTTGTTTGgactttcaattttttcatagCTTGCCCCTTTTGCCAGTGCTTTATGGTGGTTCTACCATT ATGGCTGGATGTACCTTGGAGGATTGCTTGAGGCAGTTTGTCATGGCTGAACAAATTGAAAACTACTACTGCAGCCATTGTTGGCACATCGCCGCGATAAAGTATTTATCTTCTACAGGGGCAAATGAG ATGGAGATTGAAAGATTGAAGAGATGCAGTGCACAAGACTCCTGTGACTGTCGaagttttctttgtcttcaAAAGCTACCCTGGTCAAATAACTTTTCATGTACTCTAAAGCAGCTAAGCATTGCTCGTTGTCCAAAG ATTCTATGCATTCATCTACAACGTGCTTCAATAAATGAGTTTGGGGAACTAATCAAGCTTCAG GGCCATATTTCTTTCCCATTGATTTTAGACCTGTCCCCATTCATGACTAGCGAGGTGGAAATAAAGAACTGTGGAGGAGTCCAAAAAGGGCAAGTGAAGCTGCAAAATCAAAAGCCAAGTCCTTGTCTCAACCTTATCAATTTGCAATTTGAAACCATTTTCAATCACATCAGTAAACCAATGGGAGAGGTCTCTTCTGAAATATTAGCTGCAAATGACTTTCAATGTACTTCCCATGGAGAATCCTTTCCAGGGAATTCTAACTTGTCCCAAACTGATGATTGTTCAAAGGCCTTAAACACAGACATGCATGAGCAACATGGTGACAAG GTGAGTTTGACTAGCAAGTTACCTCCTTCAGAAACTAAATTATACCAGCTTGTTTCAGTTGTGGAGCACTTTGGGAGAGTTGGAGGTGGGCATTATACTGTTTACAGAATTATGAGAGCCAAATCAGATGAGGCAGATTCTGATGAATACTCTGAGCCCGCTACAATGCAGTGGTTCTGCATTTCAGATTCTCAGGTATGTAGGGTCTCAGAGAAGGATGTTTTAGCTGCAGAAGCAAGCTTACTTTTTTATGAGAGGATCATAGAAGGCTGA
- the LOC18594520 gene encoding cationic amino acid transporter 8, vacuolar, protein MDEAQATSSTATRSYWRWSKKDFFPETSFQTMSSYKTALSQTCPRLTDRLLARSSSTNELVTLQKVSENPMQKCLTWWDLIWLSFGSVVGSGIFVITGQEAHVNAGPAIVLSYAISGLSALLSVFCYTEFAAEIPVAGGSFSYLRIELGDFIAFIAAGNILLEALVGAAGLGRSWSSYFASMINNDSDFLRIKVDSLPKGFNLLDPLAVLVLLVANGIAMSGTKRTSSLNWISSLVSGALIVFVIIFGFIHAKTSNLEPFFPFGAEGVIKAAAVVYWSYTGFDMVANMAEETKKPRRDIPIGLVGSMSGITVVYCLMALALVMMVKYTEIDVNAAYSAAFEQIGMKWAKYLVSICALKGMTTSLLVGSLGQARYTTQIARAHMIPPIFALVHPKTGTPVNATLLVTMISSIVAFFSSLDVLSSVLSFSTLFIFMLIATALLVRRYYVKDVTPKNELTKFLTCLFTIIGSSIGASALWNSHERGWIGYTVAGLLWFLGTLGMVFLSKHRVPKVWGVPLVPWLPSLSIVMNLFLIGSLGFVAFLRFIICSAVMLVYYLLVGLHATYDVAHQNEEVSKIEEVHKAVTME, encoded by the coding sequence ATGGATGAAGCTCAAGCAACTTCTTCGACAGCTAcaagaagctactggagaTGGAGCAAAAAAGACTTCTTCCCAGAAACCTCATTCCAAACCATGTCATCTTACAAAACAGCACTTTCCCAAACCTGCCCTCGCCTCACTGACCGTCTCTTAGCCCGTTCCTCCTCAACCAACGAGCTTGTAACCCTTCAAAAAGTAAGTGAAAACCCCATGCAGAAGTGTCTAACCTGGTGGGACCTCATTTGGCTAAGCTTTGGCTCAGTTGTTGGTTCGGGCATATTTGTCATCACAGGTCAAGAAGCTCATGTCAACGCTGGTCCAGCTATTGTTTTATCCTATGCGATATCTGGGCTTTCAGCATTGTTATCAGTTTTTTGTTACACTGAGTTTGCAGCTGAGATTCCTGTAGCTGGTGGTTCATTTTCATATCTTCGTATTGAACTAGGTGACTTTATTGCATTTATAGCTGCTGGTAATATTCTTTTGGAAGCTTTAGTCGGAGCTGCAGGGTTAGGAAGATCATGGTCATCTTATTTTGCTAGTATGATTAATAATGATTCTGATTTTTTGAGAATTAAGGTTGATTCTTTGCCTAAAGGGTTTAATCTTTTAGACCCACTTGCAGTTCTGGTACTTTTGGTTGCTAATGGGATAGCAATGAGTGGAACTAAGAGGACATCTTCGTTGAATTGGATTAGTTCTTTGGTTAGTGGTGCGTTGAttgtttttgttataatttttgggTTTATTCATGCGAAAACTTCAAATCTGGAACCATTTTTTCCATTTGGGGCAGAAGGGGTTATCAAGGCTGCTGCTGTGGTTTATTGGTCTTATACAGGTTTTGATATGGTGGCAAACATGGCTGAGGAAACTAAGAAACCCCGGAGGGACATACCAATTGGGTTGGTTGGTTCAATGTCTGGAATTACTGTGGTTTATTGCTTGATGGCTTTAGCATTGGTCATGATGGTGAAGTATACTGAGATTGATGTAAATGCTGCATATTCTGCTGCTTTTGAACAAATTGGAATGAAATGGGCCAAGTATTTGGTCAGTATATGTGCACTCAAGGGAATGACTACTAGCTTGTTGGTTGGATCTCTTGGACAAGCTCGATATACAACTCAGATTGCAAGAGCTCATATGATTCCTCCTATTTTTGCTTTGGTTCACCCCAAAACTGGAACTCCTGTTAATGCTACCCTGCTGGTGACAATGATTAGTTCTATTGTTGCATTTTTCTCTAGTTTAGATGTTTTGTCGAGTGTTTTATCTTTTAGTACACtcttcatttttatgctaatagCTACTGCATTGCTTGTAAGGCGATATTATGTGAAGGATGTTACTCCAAAGAATGAATTGACAAAATTTCTCACATGTCTATTCACTATTATTGGTTCTTCAATTGGAGCTTCAGCACTTTGGAATTCTCATGAGAGAGGATGGATTGGGTACACTGTGGCTGGACTGCTATGGTTCTTGGGGACTTTGGGGATGGTATTTCTTTCCAAGCATCGTGTTCCAAAGGTTTGGGGAGTTCCACTGGTTCCTTGGTTGCCATCTTTGTCAATTGTGATGAACTTGTTTCTCATAGGATCTTTGGGTTTTGTGGCATTTTTGAGGTTTATAATTTGCAGTGCAGTAATGCTAGTATATTACCTGCTTGTTGGTCTTCATGCCACTTATGATGTGGCTCACCAGAATGAAGAAGTGTCAAAAATTGAAGAGGTACATAAAGCTGTAACAATGGAGTAG